GCATCTGGGTAAAAACGCCGTACGGTCTCATGCACCGCCGTTACAGCCAGGGCGCCCGCCAAGCCGCTGATGCCGGACCGCAGCCATTTGTTCAGGCGTTTTTTGCCTGCTTTTCTGGTGGTTCTTTTGCGCTTATTTTTCTGTTGGCCAGGCGCTGTTGTTTCTGCCTGAACGCTTCTTAAAGTCAATTTCTTTGCCATAACATATTGGTTTTATCTTCTCTCCTTTTAACCTGTTTTATGGGCGAAGGTTGCCTGAGAAGAGAGGAAAGGGAATTACGTTTTAAGCCTGTTTTCCTGAAAACGGGCCCAAAACGCACACTGAATCTTTTTACCTATCTTTGTGTCTTATATCCAGCGGGGCTGATGCACTCGCCTTTTCTTGCATGGCCAAATCACTGACGGCCTTTATCAATCAACATGACATTTTCAGAACTAAATTTAATTGAACCTCTTCTGCAGGCCCTGCAGGAAGAAGGATACACCACTCCCACTCCCATCCAGGAACAAGCTATTCCGCCGGTGTTAAACGGCGATGACATGCTGGGTTGCGCCCAGACCGGAACCGGCAAAACAGCCGCGTTCAGCTTACCGCTTTTACAGCGCCTGCATGAAGCAGGTCCGGCACACCCGGCCAAAGCCATCAGGGCGTTGATCTTAACCCCTACCCGTGAACTGGCCCTGCAGATTGGGGACAGCATCAAGTCGTATGGCCGTCATACCAACATCAAGCATAGCGTTATTTTTGGCGGCGTGGGTCAGGTACCCCAGGTACAGCAGATAAGAAACGGCGTTGACATTCTGGTGGCTACCCCCGGTAGACTGCTGGATTTGATGAACCAAGGCCTGTTGTCCTTGAAACACATTGAGACCTTTATCCTGGATGAGGCAGACCGCATGCTAGACATGGGCTTTATTCATGATGTACGCAAGGTGATTGCTCAGATTCCGGCCAAACGCCAGACGCTGTTATTCTCCGCCACCATGCCCCAGGAGATTCAGAAGCTGTCTGCCAGCATCTTGAGAGACCCGGTGTATGTAGAGGTAACGCCCGTTTCCAGCACCGTTGAGAAAATTTCCCAGAAAGTATACTTTGTGGAAAAACTGGAGAAACGTGCTTTGCTGAGACACCTGTTTCAGGAGGAAGGCATTACCCGCGCACTGGTTTTCTCCCGCACCAAACACGGCGCAGACCGCATTGCTAAGGAGCTTTCCAAGGCGGGCATCACGGCGCAGTCCATTCACGGCGACAAAGCCCAGAGCAGCCGCGTAAAAGCCCTTACCCAGTTCAAGAACAATGAGCTGCAGGCTCTGGTGGCTACTGACATCGCCGCCCGCGGTATTGACGTGGATGACCTTACGCACGTGATCAACATTGACCTGCCCAACGAGCCAGAAACCTACGTGCACCGCATTGGCCGTACGGGCCGCGCCGGCGCCGACGGCATGGCCCTTTCTTTCTGCGATGACACGGAGCTTCCGTACCTGCGCGACATTGAGAGACTGACCAAGCAGGAGATACCGGTAGAAGAAGGCCAACCGTTCCACGCCAACTATTCCAAACTTCCGTTGGCCGGCGGAAGAACCACTGACAAAGCCCGCTCCGCCTCCAGCGGTGGCGGAAGCAGCAACCGCAGCGGCGAAGCTGGCCGCAGCAGAAGAGGCCAGGGTGGCGGAAACAGAAGACCTAACTCTACCCAGGGCGCCAGCCAGGGTAGCAGCAGCGGCGGAAGCAGACGTCCTTCCGGCGGTAGCCGGGGCGGCAACCGCTAACCGCTAACCGCTAGTTTATATAAACAGAAAAGCCGAACACATAACGCGTTCGGCTTTTCTGTTTTAGGTGCTACTCAAGTATCAGGCTTTGCGTATTCTGACCGCTGTTTCTGGTGGTTGCTTCCGGGGCAATGAGGTTTTCC
This Rufibacter radiotolerans DNA region includes the following protein-coding sequences:
- a CDS encoding DEAD/DEAH box helicase; its protein translation is MTFSELNLIEPLLQALQEEGYTTPTPIQEQAIPPVLNGDDMLGCAQTGTGKTAAFSLPLLQRLHEAGPAHPAKAIRALILTPTRELALQIGDSIKSYGRHTNIKHSVIFGGVGQVPQVQQIRNGVDILVATPGRLLDLMNQGLLSLKHIETFILDEADRMLDMGFIHDVRKVIAQIPAKRQTLLFSATMPQEIQKLSASILRDPVYVEVTPVSSTVEKISQKVYFVEKLEKRALLRHLFQEEGITRALVFSRTKHGADRIAKELSKAGITAQSIHGDKAQSSRVKALTQFKNNELQALVATDIAARGIDVDDLTHVINIDLPNEPETYVHRIGRTGRAGADGMALSFCDDTELPYLRDIERLTKQEIPVEEGQPFHANYSKLPLAGGRTTDKARSASSGGGSSNRSGEAGRSRRGQGGGNRRPNSTQGASQGSSSGGSRRPSGGSRGGNR